One segment of Pseudobythopirellula maris DNA contains the following:
- a CDS encoding response regulator, giving the protein MSSRVLVVDDSSTMRKIIVRSLNDVGVPGAIEAIDGEEAIGIFKPGEFDLVLTDWNMPRKNGLELIQEVREQDPNVTIIMVTTAAEKSRMLEAIQAGVSDYLVKPFTADSLREKLDKHGC; this is encoded by the coding sequence ATGAGCTCCAGGGTCCTTGTTGTCGACGACTCGAGCACGATGCGTAAGATCATCGTCCGCTCTTTGAACGATGTCGGCGTGCCGGGCGCCATCGAGGCGATCGACGGCGAAGAGGCGATCGGCATCTTCAAGCCGGGCGAGTTCGACCTCGTGCTCACCGACTGGAACATGCCGCGCAAGAATGGCCTGGAGTTGATCCAGGAGGTTCGCGAGCAAGACCCCAACGTGACGATCATCATGGTCACGACCGCGGCCGAAAAGTCGCGTATGCTCGAGGCGATCCAGGCAGGTGTGTCCGATTACCTGGTCAAGCCGTTCACCGCCGACTCGCTCCGCGAGAAGCTCGACAAGCACGGCTGCTGA
- a CDS encoding tetratricopeptide repeat protein, whose translation MEDPTTRLPAIVRCYERYLDDQDSAEYIKQVAQRYTCTTLERLACVGDRTARRAAVLAIGYMGDYSSNTVVGRALTDRDRGVRAIAENSIIELWRRVGSREQRLTLRNVVRMNHTKRHEDAVRLATELIHESPWIAEAWCQRGTAYYHQGQYEAAIRDCHQALEINAYHFTAAAGMGQCYLLQDNPVAALESFRRALRLNPGLEEVRAQVIQLQRSIKDE comes from the coding sequence ATGGAAGACCCGACCACTCGCCTCCCGGCCATCGTGCGCTGCTACGAGCGCTACTTGGACGACCAGGATTCGGCCGAGTACATCAAGCAGGTCGCGCAGCGTTACACCTGCACGACGCTCGAGCGGCTGGCGTGTGTTGGCGACCGCACGGCCCGCCGCGCGGCGGTGCTGGCGATCGGCTACATGGGCGACTACTCGTCGAACACGGTGGTCGGCCGGGCGCTGACCGACCGCGACCGCGGCGTGCGTGCGATCGCTGAGAACAGCATCATCGAGCTGTGGCGGCGTGTGGGAAGCCGTGAGCAGCGGCTCACCCTTCGCAACGTGGTGCGGATGAACCACACGAAGCGACACGAAGACGCGGTTCGGCTCGCCACGGAGCTGATCCACGAATCGCCCTGGATCGCCGAGGCGTGGTGCCAGCGCGGCACGGCGTACTACCACCAGGGCCAATACGAGGCGGCGATCCGCGACTGCCATCAGGCGCTCGAGATCAACGCTTACCACTTCACGGCGGCGGCGGGCATGGGCCAGTGCTACCTGTTGCAAGACAACCCCGTCGCCGCCCTTGAATCGTTCCGCCGCGCGCTGCGGCTCAACCCGGGCCTCGAAGAGGTTCGCGCTCAGGTCATCCAGCTGCAACGCAGCATCAAGGACGAGTGA
- a CDS encoding thioredoxin family protein has product MPSRLYVSAAMLVLALTATASAQQGVAWRSDLAAAQQEARSSGRLVLMHFWTESCGPCKRLDAMVFNQPNVGAAIESRYVPVKLNANESAEIALKMGVTRVPTDIVATADGQVVERLISPATPMDYIGKMTQLAAAHSSRPGGAFDQAAAAAPQASQLAPAVANSAYANLSLSNSDMQTTAGAIARATGSPAAAAYTNQPTANPGGGSRYAGVAAETSSPYASRPAAPAAASAAPVAPPVAAAPPASNPYFQAATQAQAPAVQPPAVQQVAAQKTTPSVEPQFGFDGYCPVTMKQQWRWVKGDPQWGAVHRGSTYLFTGQEQRDEFLRDPDAYSPVLSGVDPVVALEQQRSVPGKRAFALEYGGNFYLFSSEETLSRFWADADRYANGVRAAMNPAGGGRLVR; this is encoded by the coding sequence ATGCCCTCTCGCTTATACGTATCCGCCGCCATGTTGGTTTTGGCGCTGACGGCGACCGCCTCCGCCCAACAGGGTGTGGCATGGCGATCCGACCTTGCCGCCGCTCAGCAAGAGGCTCGCAGCAGCGGCCGCTTGGTGCTCATGCACTTCTGGACCGAAAGCTGCGGCCCGTGCAAGCGGCTCGACGCGATGGTGTTCAACCAGCCCAACGTGGGCGCCGCGATCGAGTCGCGCTACGTGCCGGTGAAGCTCAACGCCAACGAGTCGGCCGAGATCGCCCTGAAGATGGGCGTCACACGCGTGCCGACCGACATCGTCGCTACGGCCGATGGCCAAGTGGTCGAGCGGCTCATCAGCCCCGCGACGCCGATGGATTACATCGGCAAGATGACGCAACTCGCCGCCGCCCACAGCAGCCGACCGGGCGGCGCCTTCGACCAAGCCGCGGCCGCAGCGCCGCAGGCTTCTCAGTTGGCCCCGGCGGTCGCCAACTCGGCTTACGCCAACCTCAGCCTCAGCAACAGCGACATGCAAACCACCGCCGGCGCAATCGCCAGGGCGACCGGGTCGCCCGCCGCGGCCGCCTACACAAACCAACCGACGGCGAATCCCGGCGGCGGAAGCCGCTACGCCGGCGTGGCGGCAGAGACTTCGTCGCCCTACGCCTCGCGTCCCGCCGCGCCCGCTGCGGCGAGCGCTGCGCCAGTCGCCCCGCCCGTTGCGGCGGCGCCCCCCGCGAGCAATCCATACTTCCAGGCGGCCACGCAGGCGCAAGCACCCGCCGTGCAGCCGCCCGCCGTGCAGCAAGTCGCCGCCCAAAAAACGACGCCGAGTGTCGAACCTCAATTCGGTTTCGATGGCTACTGCCCGGTGACGATGAAGCAGCAGTGGCGTTGGGTGAAAGGCGACCCGCAGTGGGGCGCCGTGCACCGCGGCAGCACCTACTTGTTCACCGGCCAAGAGCAACGCGACGAGTTCCTCCGCGATCCGGACGCCTACAGCCCGGTGCTCTCGGGCGTCGACCCGGTGGTGGCGCTGGAGCAGCAACGCAGCGTGCCGGGCAAGCGGGCGTTCGCGTTGGAGTACGGCGGCAACTTCTACCTGTTCTCCAGCGAAGAGACGCTGAGCAGGTTCTGGGCAGACGCCGACCGCTACGCCAACGGCGTGCGGGCGGCGATGAACCCCGCCGGCGGCGGACGCCTGGTCCGCTGA
- the rho gene encoding transcription termination factor Rho — translation MAKKNRSGGRYRGGNKNNNQGNRNNGQQRGGRRRGGGGGGGGGGGGANNGGYNGQDNPQNYMGDDGKPLPLTPGSGVLEMHPNGYGFLRDPATNFTRERTDPFVPGTMIEKYGLREGLLLSGMVQHQRRGQGPRLRELLDVEGAAPDDYTNVKKFEDLTPITPEEWIRLETEAEPISTRVVDLLAPLGKGQRALVVAPPRTGKTVLMQQISHAVSTNHPDIAVIVLLIDERPEEVTDMKRNVAGEVFASSLDCDVESHVRLSQLTIERCRRLAEMGKDVFLLMDSITRLARAFNKWVGNTGRTMSGGVDIKAMDIPKKLFATARAFEEGGSLTIVGTALIDTGSRMDELIFQEFKGTGNMELVLDRKLSDRRIWPAIDIGQSGTRREEKLLPAETLHAATMLRRTLSSMHHVDAMEQLTSKLGKYKSNNEFINLIQGARAMD, via the coding sequence ATGGCTAAGAAAAATCGCTCTGGCGGACGTTACCGCGGCGGCAACAAGAACAACAACCAAGGCAACCGCAACAACGGCCAACAACGCGGCGGCCGCCGGCGTGGTGGTGGCGGAGGCGGCGGTGGCGGTGGTGGTGGCGCCAACAACGGCGGCTACAACGGCCAAGACAATCCCCAAAATTACATGGGGGACGACGGCAAGCCGTTGCCGCTCACGCCCGGCTCCGGCGTGCTCGAGATGCACCCCAACGGCTACGGCTTTCTCCGCGACCCGGCCACCAACTTCACCCGCGAGCGGACCGATCCCTTCGTGCCCGGCACGATGATCGAGAAGTACGGCCTCCGCGAAGGTCTGCTGCTCTCCGGCATGGTGCAGCACCAGCGCCGCGGCCAGGGGCCGCGGTTGCGTGAGCTGCTCGACGTCGAAGGCGCGGCGCCCGACGACTACACCAACGTCAAGAAGTTCGAAGACCTCACGCCCATCACCCCCGAAGAGTGGATCCGGCTCGAGACCGAAGCCGAGCCGATCAGCACGCGTGTGGTCGACCTCCTGGCGCCTCTCGGCAAGGGCCAGCGGGCGCTCGTGGTCGCCCCGCCCCGCACCGGCAAGACCGTGCTGATGCAACAGATCAGCCACGCCGTCTCGACCAACCACCCCGACATCGCGGTCATCGTGCTGCTCATCGACGAGCGGCCTGAAGAGGTGACCGACATGAAGCGCAACGTCGCCGGCGAGGTGTTCGCCTCGAGCCTCGACTGCGACGTCGAGTCGCACGTGCGTCTCTCGCAACTCACGATCGAGCGTTGCCGCCGGCTCGCCGAGATGGGCAAGGATGTGTTCCTCTTGATGGACTCGATCACGCGTCTCGCCCGGGCCTTCAACAAGTGGGTCGGCAACACCGGCCGCACGATGAGCGGCGGCGTCGACATCAAGGCGATGGACATCCCCAAGAAGCTGTTCGCCACGGCCCGCGCCTTCGAAGAGGGCGGCTCGCTGACCATCGTAGGCACCGCGTTGATCGACACCGGCAGCCGCATGGACGAGCTGATCTTCCAAGAGTTCAAGGGCACCGGCAACATGGAGCTCGTCTTAGACCGCAAGCTCTCCGACCGCCGCATCTGGCCGGCCATCGACATCGGCCAGTCCGGCACGCGTCGCGAGGAGAAACTGCTGCCGGCCGAGACCCTGCACGCCGCCACGATGCTCCGCCGCACTCTCAGCAGCATGCACCACGTCGACGCCATGGAGCAGCTCACCTCGAAGCTCGGCAAGTACAAGTCGAACAACGAGTTTATCAACCTGATCCAAGGCGCCCGGGCGATGGACTGA
- a CDS encoding choice-of-anchor Q domain-containing protein has translation MRRLPASWSTTLTQLGFKRAKPSGSNRGRQPRRRNLKMESLEDRRVLAAVSVSTTLDILDNDSDTSSIAALISTPGSDGEISLREAILAANNTTNVSGNDVIDFDLGAGPHVLNLTDGEIDITDGLDIEGLGRDQLSIVADSNSRIFEINNLASGVSHSFVIDGIEFTGGDRSSGGAISTNETRDIDLTISDSRFVDNESSSGGAIYHRARGSLQVLDTEFSGNSASGAGGAIYVDNASGGVVDVSIEGSSFTDNSANSSGGAIYYTGDSSIEVENSSFGNSHSNSDGGAIYASFSGSAVAPTVSIIDSSISHGSADQGGGLYVSHSSTSGAGGGETLIENSSITHNTADEDGGGIYGYTRTDDHVWKIIGSTISSNTAGVSSGDGGGVALDISFNSVYTPVAYGNSLIIDDSEIAFNTAQGSGGGVSVSTGYGHATPLQISDTFITGNQAGENDAFDGKGKGGGLSLVAFEGEHVIENSKISGNTAARSIDWYNIDGHGGGVFAQLNGSDYYAASPIRSMPVELSITGSDLSENTSEHDGGGLYVSTYRSIFEANELIDAEISVADSTFFNNTSQRGGGIATWLGHGTTFDIVDSRTSGNNAYSEEGFATSVHKGIGGGVYAYFYSDSSGLDKPNLTIAGSTLDDNSADYQGGGIFACSKYNGELVVINSTVSGNQTLSETSGESQGGGVWIGTFAGASEKIDAYFTNTTITQNTSVEGAGIFTTDVDGATTQVNNSIVSDNNDYSVSPAPNNIAGRIDSADSSHNLVGDSPDLLNISGSSISETTLPNVVASDTPFLGELRDNGGPTPTHALLVDSAAIDSGSDALAINPVTSVSLNVDQRGVSRPYDIAGVGNDGTNTVDRGALETHSTGIIVDTDEGVDDNDTSAGDLSLREAIEIAYNEPGHQTIYFDPTFFSSTKTITLASQLLIDSDLTIEGLGEDLIVIDANGASRVIEVASGVAATIGGVTITGGDTTNGGGVYNGGDLTLDHVVIEDNTSSVFGGGVHSGSTATSLTIRDSVVDNNTAVIGGGASAQAGTLLIERSSLSSNQAVVAGGVAPYDAVTSFVVDSSTIAYNEASNWGGGILALQIDSAEVINSTISHNESLNGPGGGIYIQEVVDPVEVTNSTIAYNESTQLGAGIYLKYVYGAASSLLLNNSIVAENKIGSIADDIRGIIDVTSSSNLIGWLNTAERTFIDHGENSNLIGTASSGGVLDPHLAPLGDYGGGTLAHALLADSDAIDNANSSLSPDVDQRGFARSVDGDGVGGAQDDIGAYELQLASVVNTPKDRDIESGELSLRQALHEAAIRDGAETIDFDFHLLCVSDTITLEDQTGDGVADQLVVDSDVTINGLGSELLTVSGDNETRVFHVTAGTTATIEGLAITEGSAADGAGVYSQGDLTLDGVEIHNNEAVSYGGGVYSYGQHVNLTILNSNIHDNDATSTTAGVGGGVGGGVAVQGGYAVIERSSINDNTAGYYGGGFATDDEYPLLTLDIVDSTIALNTAANVGGVALIRVDDTVITNSTISTNTGTSGFGGLFFSNADDVLITNATIANNFSDIYSGVYIVYGSDVTLNNTIVAGNHGTSTDSDIVGSVNTSDSYNNLIGHAATNGGLTDNNQGNIVGVGGSGTLDAKLAALDFYGGPTMTHALLSGSDAIDNGDDSLAPLTDQRGYARPVDGNNDSVAQSDIGAVEREEDSLLAMAMAYRGGEEEEDDEYEESEYSLGEEYYEALDEALAESVGV, from the coding sequence ATGCGCCGACTGCCAGCTTCTTGGAGCACCACGCTCACCCAACTCGGATTCAAACGCGCCAAGCCAAGCGGCTCGAATCGCGGCCGCCAACCACGACGCCGCAACTTAAAGATGGAGTCGCTTGAAGACCGCCGCGTGCTGGCGGCGGTCAGCGTGAGCACAACACTGGATATCCTCGACAACGACAGCGACACCAGTTCGATCGCCGCACTGATCTCCACTCCGGGCTCTGACGGCGAGATCTCGTTGCGCGAGGCAATCCTAGCGGCCAACAACACAACGAACGTCAGTGGAAACGACGTCATCGATTTCGACCTGGGCGCCGGGCCGCATGTGCTGAACCTTACCGATGGCGAAATCGATATCACCGACGGGCTCGACATTGAAGGGCTGGGGCGGGATCAGCTATCAATCGTCGCCGATAGCAACTCTCGCATCTTCGAGATCAACAATCTCGCCTCCGGTGTGAGCCACTCTTTCGTGATCGACGGGATCGAGTTCACAGGTGGCGACCGCAGCTCGGGCGGAGCGATCTCGACCAACGAAACGCGTGACATCGACCTGACGATCTCCGACAGCCGATTCGTAGACAACGAGTCTTCCAGCGGCGGGGCGATCTACCATCGCGCGCGGGGCAGCCTGCAAGTGCTTGACACGGAATTCTCTGGCAACTCGGCAAGCGGCGCTGGCGGGGCAATCTATGTCGACAACGCGTCAGGCGGGGTTGTCGACGTATCGATCGAAGGCAGCAGCTTCACTGACAACAGCGCCAACAGCAGTGGTGGCGCCATTTATTACACGGGCGATTCGTCGATCGAAGTCGAGAACAGCTCTTTTGGGAACAGCCACTCGAACAGCGACGGGGGGGCGATCTACGCCAGCTTCAGTGGATCGGCTGTAGCCCCCACGGTCAGCATCATCGATTCATCAATCTCGCACGGCAGCGCCGACCAGGGCGGCGGACTATATGTCAGCCACAGCAGCACATCGGGCGCTGGCGGCGGTGAGACGCTCATCGAGAATTCAAGCATCACCCACAACACCGCGGACGAAGACGGCGGTGGTATCTATGGCTACACCCGCACGGATGACCACGTCTGGAAAATCATTGGTAGCACGATTTCCAGCAACACGGCTGGCGTTTCTTCTGGTGACGGCGGTGGCGTCGCGCTCGACATTTCTTTTAACAGCGTCTACACCCCCGTTGCGTACGGGAACTCGCTGATCATCGATGACTCAGAGATCGCTTTCAACACCGCCCAAGGCTCGGGCGGTGGCGTTTCGGTTTCTACCGGCTACGGACACGCTACGCCGCTTCAGATCAGCGACACGTTCATTACTGGCAACCAGGCAGGCGAGAACGACGCTTTCGATGGCAAAGGCAAAGGGGGTGGACTAAGTCTGGTTGCCTTTGAAGGTGAGCATGTCATAGAGAACAGCAAGATCTCAGGAAATACGGCAGCGCGGTCCATCGACTGGTACAACATTGACGGTCATGGCGGCGGGGTCTTCGCCCAACTCAACGGCAGCGACTATTACGCGGCATCTCCTATCCGCAGCATGCCGGTTGAGCTATCGATCACCGGATCCGATCTATCCGAGAATACATCCGAACACGACGGCGGCGGGCTATACGTATCGACATACAGAAGCATATTCGAGGCGAATGAGCTCATCGACGCCGAAATATCGGTCGCCGACTCGACATTCTTCAACAATACCTCACAACGTGGCGGTGGCATTGCTACATGGCTAGGACATGGCACTACGTTCGACATCGTCGACAGTCGCACGTCAGGCAATAATGCGTACTCGGAAGAAGGTTTTGCGACTTCCGTCCACAAAGGCATCGGCGGCGGTGTATACGCCTACTTCTACAGCGACTCCAGCGGTCTCGACAAACCGAACCTGACCATCGCGGGTTCAACGCTGGATGACAACTCCGCCGATTACCAGGGTGGCGGCATCTTCGCCTGCAGTAAGTACAACGGCGAACTGGTCGTTATCAACTCGACGGTTTCTGGGAACCAAACACTATCCGAGACGAGCGGAGAATCTCAAGGAGGCGGCGTCTGGATCGGCACTTTTGCCGGAGCCTCCGAAAAGATCGACGCTTACTTTACTAACACGACTATCACGCAGAACACCAGCGTCGAAGGCGCTGGTATCTTCACGACCGATGTCGATGGAGCCACAACCCAGGTCAACAACTCGATCGTCTCGGATAACAACGATTACAGCGTATCGCCCGCGCCGAACAACATCGCCGGACGCATCGACTCCGCCGACAGCAGCCACAACCTGGTGGGCGACAGCCCCGACCTGCTGAACATCAGCGGCAGCTCGATCAGCGAGACTACCCTGCCGAACGTAGTGGCGTCAGACACGCCGTTTCTCGGTGAGCTTCGCGACAACGGCGGCCCCACCCCAACCCACGCCTTGCTCGTCGATAGCGCGGCGATCGACAGCGGCTCGGACGCCCTGGCCATCAACCCGGTCACGAGCGTCTCGCTGAACGTCGATCAACGCGGCGTCTCAAGGCCTTACGACATTGCCGGAGTCGGCAACGACGGGACCAACACGGTGGACCGCGGCGCCCTTGAGACGCATTCGACGGGGATCATTGTCGATACGGACGAGGGCGTCGACGACAACGACACGTCGGCAGGCGATCTCAGCCTCCGTGAAGCGATCGAGATCGCCTACAACGAGCCTGGTCATCAGACCATTTACTTCGACCCAACGTTCTTCTCCTCCACCAAGACGATCACGCTAGCCTCGCAACTGTTGATCGATAGCGATCTGACGATCGAAGGCTTGGGCGAAGACCTGATCGTCATCGATGCGAACGGCGCCTCACGCGTCATCGAAGTCGCGTCGGGCGTCGCCGCGACGATCGGCGGAGTCACGATCACCGGCGGCGACACGACTAACGGCGGCGGCGTTTACAACGGCGGCGACCTGACGCTCGACCACGTGGTCATCGAGGACAACACGTCGAGCGTGTTTGGCGGCGGCGTCCATAGCGGGTCAACCGCGACTTCACTGACAATCCGTGACAGCGTCGTCGATAACAACACCGCCGTCATTGGCGGCGGGGCCTCGGCTCAAGCGGGAACACTACTCATCGAACGCAGTTCCTTATCCAGCAACCAGGCGGTCGTGGCCGGTGGCGTAGCCCCTTACGATGCGGTCACCTCGTTTGTGGTCGACTCGAGCACAATCGCCTACAACGAAGCTAGCAACTGGGGCGGCGGCATCCTCGCCCTGCAAATCGATTCCGCCGAGGTCATCAACTCGACGATCTCGCACAACGAATCGCTCAACGGTCCTGGCGGCGGCATTTACATCCAAGAGGTCGTCGATCCGGTTGAGGTCACAAACTCCACGATCGCCTACAACGAGAGCACCCAACTCGGCGCCGGCATCTATCTGAAGTATGTCTATGGGGCCGCGAGCTCGTTGCTTCTCAACAACTCGATTGTTGCGGAGAACAAGATCGGGAGCATCGCGGACGACATCCGTGGAATCATTGACGTCACCAGTTCGAGCAACCTGATCGGATGGCTCAACACGGCGGAACGGACCTTCATCGACCACGGAGAGAACAGCAATCTGATCGGCACCGCGTCGAGCGGCGGCGTGCTCGACCCGCACTTGGCGCCGTTGGGCGATTACGGCGGCGGGACGCTCGCCCACGCCCTTCTTGCCGACAGCGACGCGATCGACAACGCGAACAGCTCGCTCTCCCCCGATGTGGACCAACGCGGCTTCGCCCGCTCCGTCGACGGCGACGGCGTTGGCGGCGCTCAAGACGACATCGGCGCCTACGAGCTGCAGCTCGCGAGCGTCGTCAACACCCCTAAGGACAGGGACATCGAATCGGGCGAGTTGAGCTTGCGTCAAGCCTTGCACGAGGCGGCGATTCGCGACGGCGCCGAGACCATCGATTTCGACTTCCACTTGCTCTGCGTCTCCGACACGATCACGCTCGAGGACCAAACAGGCGACGGCGTTGCGGATCAGTTGGTGGTCGACAGCGACGTGACGATCAACGGCCTCGGATCGGAGTTGCTCACCGTGAGCGGTGACAATGAGACCCGGGTGTTCCACGTCACGGCGGGAACCACAGCCACGATCGAGGGTCTCGCCATCACCGAGGGCTCCGCCGCCGACGGCGCCGGCGTCTACAGCCAGGGCGACCTCACGCTCGACGGCGTCGAGATCCACAACAACGAAGCCGTCAGCTACGGCGGCGGAGTATACAGCTACGGCCAACACGTCAACCTCACGATCCTCAATAGCAACATCCACGACAACGACGCGACGAGCACGACAGCGGGCGTGGGTGGGGGCGTGGGTGGGGGCGTTGCGGTCCAAGGCGGCTACGCCGTGATCGAGCGGTCCTCGATCAACGACAACACCGCCGGCTATTATGGGGGAGGTTTCGCCACTGATGACGAGTACCCGCTGTTAACGCTGGACATCGTTGACAGCACCATCGCCTTGAACACGGCGGCCAACGTCGGTGGCGTAGCGCTGATCCGTGTGGACGACACGGTGATCACCAACTCGACGATCTCGACCAACACCGGCACCAGTGGGTTCGGCGGCCTCTTTTTCTCGAACGCCGATGACGTTCTGATTACCAACGCGACGATCGCGAACAACTTCTCCGATATCTACAGCGGCGTTTACATCGTTTACGGTTCGGACGTGACGCTCAACAACACGATCGTCGCAGGGAACCATGGCACGTCGACCGATTCCGATATCGTGGGGTCGGTCAACACGAGCGACAGCTACAATAACCTGATCGGCCACGCCGCCACGAATGGCGGCCTGACGGATAACAACCAGGGCAACATCGTCGGAGTCGGCGGCTCCGGCACGCTCGACGCGAAACTCGCCGCCCTCGACTTCTACGGTGGGCCCACGATGACCCACGCGTTGCTATCGGGCAGCGATGCGATCGACAACGGCGACGACAGCCTCGCCCCGTTGACCGACCAGCGCGGGTACGCCCGGCCGGTGGACGGCAACAACGATAGCGTCGCTCAATCCGACATCGGGGCTGTAGAGCGAGAAGAAGATTCTCTTCTCGCCATGGCGATGGCTTACCGCGGTGGCGAGGAAGAGGAAGACGATGAGTACGAAGAGAGCGAGTATTCGCTCGGCGAAGAATATTACGAGGCCCTCGATGAGGCTCTGGCCGAATCGGTGGGCGTTTGA
- a CDS encoding glucoamylase family protein yields the protein MAQDVLAAGGPQHFDEKSLSDRDRRLLDETQRGCFLYLWNEVGAPAGLVRDRLDTNISSVAAVGFQLSALPIGVERGWVTRDEAQQRAESVLSAIVDRDDNKRHGLYLHFVDQHTGGLRPSAPQVFASTVDHALLQAGAMAAASYFGGETKRLVDRLVEETNWSAYATGPQGRLSLGWRADSPEGVAGAGGMSPWSWHIASAEEQLIYFLAVAAPNADYALPPETYYQLERKVARHETDEPYVVSWNGTMFTYFFQHCWIDYRRFEPDDPSLFGVENPRVDWFENTRRAFLTHRRRCVEKAGEYKSLGPDLWGLGPCLGLNTPGAKSYLVQDLTPNHSGLDIWRGGTVAPYVAASALPFLPDESLAALRAMKKLRDGRGEPLVWRTPERGGYGFLDSFNLDQLHAPESYIGIDVGPMLLMIENARTGLLWRLFHEHPVARMGVARLAWQERAAD from the coding sequence GTGGCGCAAGACGTACTGGCCGCTGGCGGGCCGCAGCACTTCGACGAAAAAAGCCTCAGCGATCGCGACCGACGATTGCTCGACGAGACGCAGCGTGGCTGCTTTCTTTATCTGTGGAACGAAGTCGGCGCGCCCGCCGGCTTGGTCCGCGACCGGCTCGACACCAACATCTCCAGCGTCGCCGCGGTCGGCTTCCAACTCTCGGCGTTGCCGATCGGCGTGGAGCGCGGCTGGGTCACACGCGACGAGGCCCAGCAACGCGCCGAGTCGGTGCTTAGCGCGATCGTCGATCGCGACGACAACAAGAGGCACGGGCTCTACCTACACTTCGTTGACCAACACACCGGCGGCCTGCGACCGAGCGCGCCGCAGGTTTTCGCCAGCACGGTCGACCACGCCTTGCTGCAAGCCGGCGCCATGGCCGCCGCCAGCTACTTTGGCGGCGAGACCAAGCGGCTCGTCGACCGCCTCGTCGAGGAGACCAATTGGTCCGCCTACGCCACCGGGCCCCAGGGCCGGTTGTCGCTCGGCTGGCGGGCCGATTCGCCGGAGGGGGTCGCCGGGGCAGGGGGCATGAGCCCATGGAGTTGGCACATCGCCAGCGCCGAGGAGCAGCTCATCTACTTTCTGGCCGTCGCCGCGCCCAACGCCGACTACGCCTTGCCGCCTGAGACTTATTACCAGCTGGAACGCAAGGTCGCACGCCACGAGACCGACGAGCCTTATGTCGTCTCCTGGAACGGCACGATGTTCACTTACTTCTTCCAGCACTGCTGGATCGACTACCGCCGCTTCGAACCCGACGACCCCTCGCTGTTCGGCGTAGAGAACCCGCGGGTCGACTGGTTCGAGAACACCCGACGGGCGTTCCTCACGCACCGACGGCGTTGTGTCGAGAAGGCGGGGGAGTACAAATCGCTCGGGCCGGACCTGTGGGGTTTGGGGCCATGCCTCGGCTTGAACACGCCCGGCGCCAAAAGCTATTTGGTGCAAGACCTGACGCCCAATCACAGCGGCCTCGATATCTGGCGCGGCGGCACGGTGGCGCCTTACGTGGCCGCCTCGGCGTTGCCGTTCTTGCCCGACGAGTCCCTGGCCGCCCTGCGGGCGATGAAGAAGCTGCGTGACGGCCGCGGCGAGCCGCTCGTGTGGCGCACCCCCGAACGCGGCGGCTACGGCTTCCTCGACAGCTTCAACCTCGACCAGTTGCACGCCCCCGAGTCGTACATCGGCATCGATGTCGGCCCGATGCTGCTGATGATCGAGAACGCCCGCACGGGACTCCTCTGGCGTCTGTTCCACGAGCACCCGGTGGCGCGCATGGGCGTCGCCCGCTTGGCGTGGCAAGAACGCGCGGCGGACTGA
- a CDS encoding HAD family hydrolase, which yields MLPLPPETEAILFDVDGTLIDSMPLHIVAWNQALEPHGVQTPDGFIDEHAGRPTDVIVGILNQMFGTTIDPAPFTVEKERLFIELLPEAKPIDQVVATAREHEGKIAMGVVSGGVREIVDANLKAIGLEGFFPVIVTASDDVAPKPSPDIFLEAARRLGVAPERCHVFEDADMGLEAAHAAGMTATDVREVLAAARSAG from the coding sequence ATGCTCCCGCTCCCTCCCGAGACCGAAGCGATCCTGTTCGACGTCGACGGGACGCTGATCGATTCGATGCCGCTGCACATCGTCGCCTGGAACCAGGCCCTCGAGCCGCACGGCGTGCAGACGCCTGACGGGTTTATTGACGAACACGCCGGCCGACCGACCGACGTGATCGTCGGCATCCTCAACCAGATGTTCGGCACGACGATCGACCCTGCACCGTTCACCGTGGAGAAGGAGCGGCTCTTCATCGAACTGCTCCCCGAAGCCAAGCCGATCGACCAAGTGGTTGCGACCGCACGAGAGCACGAGGGCAAGATCGCGATGGGCGTGGTCTCGGGCGGCGTGCGTGAGATCGTCGATGCGAATCTCAAAGCGATCGGCCTGGAGGGATTCTTCCCCGTCATCGTCACGGCCAGCGACGACGTGGCGCCCAAGCCCTCGCCCGACATCTTCCTCGAGGCGGCCCGCCGACTCGGGGTCGCCCCGGAACGCTGCCACGTGTTCGAAGACGCCGACATGGGCTTGGAGGCCGCCCACGCGGCGGGCATGACCGCCACCGACGTTCGCGAGGTGCTCGCCGCAGCCCGCTCGGCGGGCTAA